In Lodderomyces elongisporus chromosome 1, complete sequence, a genomic segment contains:
- the ITR1 gene encoding myo-inositol transporter itr1, with the protein MFGKKNSTSKAPERNETTITASSDVDSMSPSTNSSKDLLVNSQQVGPFHESSATIISDSESRPSRTVIVLALVSSISGFMFGYDTGYISSALVQIGTDLSNKVLTSGEKEFITSATSLGALIGAIIGGILANLVGRKRVLLGSNVIFVVGTIVQLCAKTVWTMIVGRFILGWGVGVASLIAPLMLSELAPSKYRGRLIVTNVMFITGGQLIAYLINWGLTRIAHGWRVSVGLCMVPPVLQFVLFWFLPDTPRYYIMAGDIDKAKQVIRKIYNEPSDAFVDATVEDMLHSDSTVPGQNPLQKAWKSIKIIHTTPGNFRALILACGLQGIQQFTGFNSLMYFSATIFETIGFHNPTAVSIIVSATNFVFTAIALCIIDKVGRRRILLVGIPCMCGSLVLCAIAFHYLNVDFSSGVQILSRGINGWGIVVIIGMILYVASYAIGIGNAAWVGVELFSDVNVRSIGAMYAAGTNWAGSMVISATFLTMLERITPTGTFSFFAGLCVVSFFFVFCLLPDTAGLELEETTNFLANGFNVKQSIEMSKIRKRKSKYAKTNVPDITV; encoded by the coding sequence atgtttgGGAAGAAGAATTCAACCTCTAAAGCACCAGAGAGGAATGAAACAACAATCACTGCTTCCTCTGACGTGGATAGCATGTCACCATCCACAAACTCATCAAAAGATTTATTAGTCAATTCACAGCAAGTTGGACCATTCCACGAACTGAGTGCAACGATCATTCTGGACTCGGAGTCACGACCTTCGAGGACAGTCATTGTTTTGGCTCTTGTCTCGTCGATTTCGGGATTCATGTTTGGTTATGACACGGGTTATATATCCTCAGCCCTCGTTCAAATTGGCACAGACTTGTCCAATAAGGTGTTGACCAgtggagaaaaagagttCATCACATCTGCCACCTCATTGGGGGCACTTATAGGAGCCATCATTGGTGGTATTTTAGCAAACCTTGTAGGGCGAAAGAGAGTGCTTTTAGGGTCAAATGTTATCTTTGTTGTGGGAACCATAGTCCAGCTTTGTGCAAAGACTGTATGGACAATGATTGTTGGAAGGTTCATTTTGGGATGGGGTGTTGGTGTCGCATCTTTAATTGCACCGCTCATGTTATCCGAGCTTGCACCATCTAAATATCGTGGACGTTTAATCGTGACCAATGTCATGTTTATTACCGGTGGTCAGCTCATTGCTTACCTTATAAATTGGGGCTTGACGAGAATTGCACATGGATGGAGAGTTTCAGTTGGTTTATGTATGGTACCACCAGTACTACAGTTTGTTCTATTCTGGTTCTTACCCGACACCCCAAGATACTACATCATGGCGGGAGACATTGACAAGGCCAAGCAAGTTATTCGTAAAATCTATAATGAACCATCAGACGCGTTTGTTGACGCCACTGTCGAGGATATGCTCCATTCAGATTCTACCGTCCCTGGACAGAACCCATTGCAAAAAGCATGGAAAtcaatcaaaatcattcaTACAACTCCAGGAAATTTTAGAGCATTGATATTGGCATGTGGCTTACAAGGCATCCAACAATTTACAGGTTTTAACTCGTTAATGTACTTTAGTGCCACAATTTTCGAAACCATTGGATTTCATAACCCAACAGCCGTCTCCATTATTGTTTCAGCAACAAACTTTGTATTTACAGCTATTGCACTTTGCATCATTGATAAAGTGGGACGAAGAAGAATCTTACTTGTGGGTATCCCATGTATGTGTGGCTCTTTGGTATTGTGTGCCATTGCATTTCACTATTTAAATGTTGATTTCTCATCGGGAGTTCAAATTTTGTCGCGAGGTATCAATGGCTGGGgcattgttgttattattggtATGATCTTATATGTAGCCTCATACGCCATTGGTATTGGAAATGCTGCTTGGGTCGGTGTTGAATTATTCTCCGACGTCAATGTACGTTCTATTGGAGCAATGTATGCTGCAGGTACCAACTGGGCGGGTTCAATGGTTATATCGGCTACTTTTTTGACAATGTTGGAGAGAATTACGCCAACTGGTactttctccttctttgcCGGATTATGTGTTGTGTCATTCTTTTTCGTATTCTGTTTATTACCTGACACTGCGGGGTTGGAGCTAGAGGAAACTACAAACTTCTTGGCCAATGGATTCAACGTGAAGCAGTCTATTGAAATGTCCAAAAtccgaaaaagaaaatcaaagtATGCTAAAACAAATGTTCCTGACATTACCGTATAG
- the CYT1 gene encoding cytochrome c1, with the protein MFKSAFKMANQPLVQKFIAGGVGVTGLTASYLLYQDSMTANAMTAAEHGLHPPSYNWSHNGMFETFDHASIRRGWQVYKEVCAACHSLERIAWRNLVGSSHTTSEAKAMAEELEYDDEPDDEGKPRKRPGKLSDYVPSPYENEQAARAANQGALPPDLSLIVKARHGGCDYIFSLLTGYPEEPPAGVVLPEGSNYNPYFPGGAIAMGRVLFDELVEYEDGTPATTSQMAKDVTTFLNWAAEPEHDERKKWGLKAIIVISSLYLLSIWVKRFKWTPIKNRKFRFDPPKKQ; encoded by the coding sequence ATGTTCAAGTCAGCTTTCAAAATGGCTAATCAGCCTCTTGTGCAAAAGTTCATTGCAGGTGGTGTAGGTGTCACTGGATTAACCGCAtcttatttattatacCAAGACTCCATGACTGCCAACGCAATGACTGCAGCTGAGCACGGTTTACACCCTCCATCATACAATTGGTCACACAATGGTATGTTTGAGACATTTGACCACGCCTCAATTAGAAGAGGATGGCAAGTTTACAAAGAAGTTTGTGCTGCATGCCATTCATTGGAGAGAATTGCTTGGAGAAACTTGGTTGGTTCTTCACACACTACTTCTGAAGCTAAGGCTATGGCCGAGGAACTTGAATACGATGATGAGCCAGATGATGAAGGTAAACCAAGAAAGAGACCAGGTAAATTGTCAGATTACGTTCCTAGTCCATACGAGAATGAGCAAGCTGCAAGAGCTGCTAACCAAGGTGCATTGCCACCAGACTTGTCATTGATTGTCAAGGCAAGACATGGTGGTTGTGATTACATCTTCTCCTTGTTGACCGGTTACCCAGAAGAGCCACCAGCAGGTGTCGTATTGCCAGAGGGTTCAAACTATAACCCATACTTTCCAGGTGGAGCTATTGCTATGGGTAGAGTCTTGTTTGATGAGTTGGTTGAGTACGAGGATGGAACTCCTGCCACCACATCACAAATGGCCAAGGATGTTACTACATTCTTGAACTGGGCAGCTGAGCCAGAACACgatgaaagaaagaagtgGGGTTTGAAAGCCATCATTGTTATCTCTTCATTGTACTTGCTTTCTATCTGGGTGAAGAGATTCAAATGGACTCCTATcaagaatagaaaattCAGATTCGACCCACCAAAGAAGCAATAA